CGGTATCTGCGCATTGCGGCGTTCTCGCAGTTGTTTCTCGGCGCCGAGGTGGTGCTGGAGAGTGCGATGGGAGGCGCTGGATGGACGCTGTGGCCGATGATCGGATCCAGCACCATCACGTTGTTGCGGTTGCCCATCGGTGCGTGGGCGGCCGCACAGTGGGGCACGAGTGGCTTGTGGTGGACGCTGGCGCTCACGGCCGCCGCGCGTGGTCTGCTGATGGCGGCGCTGTGGGGCAGCGGACGGTGGCGTCGCGTGCGGGTGTAGCGCACGTTACGACATGATCGCTCCCGCCATCACGTTACTCACGGACTTCGGCACCGCCGACGGCTACGTCGCCGAAATGAAGGGCGTCCTCACCACGCTAGCGCCCGGCATTCCGCTGCTCGATCTCACGCACGATGTGCCGGCGCAGGATGTGGCGTTCGCCCGTCTCACGGTTGCGCGCTACTGGCGTCGCTTTCCGGTGGGCACCGTGCACCTCGTGGTCGTCGACCCAGGCGTGGGCACGTCGCGCGAGGCGATCGCGGTGTGCAGCGAAGGGCGGTATCTGGTGGGTCCCGACAACGGCGTGCTGTCGCCGGCGCTGTTCGCGCTCGATGCACGTGTGGTTTCGCTCACCGTCGACGTGCAGGCGTCGCCCACCTTCCACGCGCGTGATGTGTTCGCGCCGGCGGCCGCGCAGCTGGCACGCGGCGTTTCGATCGACATGATCGGCGAGCCGTTTACGCAGCCCGTACGACTGCGCACGGCGCAGCCGCGCCGCGCTCCAGACGGCGCCCTGCACGGTGAGATCCTCACCATCGATCGCTTCGGCAACGCGATCACCAATTTGGCCGCCCGCGACGGCGCGGCGGTGCAGGTGGGTGGCCACCAGGTGCGCGTGGTGCGCACGTATGGCGAGGCCGCGCCCGGCGAACTCGTGGCGCTGGTGGGGTCGAGCGGCTTCGTGGAGATCGCCGTCCGCGACGGGCACGCGGCCGCCCGACTGCGCCTGTCGCGTGGGC
This region of Gemmatimonas groenlandica genomic DNA includes:
- a CDS encoding SAM hydrolase/SAM-dependent halogenase family protein — translated: MIAPAITLLTDFGTADGYVAEMKGVLTTLAPGIPLLDLTHDVPAQDVAFARLTVARYWRRFPVGTVHLVVVDPGVGTSREAIAVCSEGRYLVGPDNGVLSPALFALDARVVSLTVDVQASPTFHARDVFAPAAAQLARGVSIDMIGEPFTQPVRLRTAQPRRAPDGALHGEILTIDRFGNAITNLAARDGAAVQVGGHQVRVVRTYGEAAPGELVALVGSSGFVEIAVRDGHAAARLRLSRGQAVELAPVMR